In Streptomyces durocortorensis, a genomic segment contains:
- a CDS encoding ABC transporter ATP-binding protein/permease, producing the protein MGRGVPELVLELNGSTWTLDPSRPYTLGRDPQGDLTIDDARVSWRHATISWNGRSWSIEDHGSTNGTYVQGQRIQQVEIGPGSVLHLGNATDGPRVSLTAAAGAGVGGGQGAGAQQAPHQQPQGGGAGWPGHQQPPAHQAPPQQQAWQQPQAPQQQVPHQQPPAHQAQHQQVPHQQNPAHPGGPGQGAAAGAPPVYGDRSPTTFHQLALGRVMRIGRALENELVVSDLQVSRNHAEFHATPDGRFEIRDLGSHNGTYVNGLPLQKSGSALIGPNDIVGVGHSTFRLVGDRLEEFVDTGEVSFSARHLTVTVDGGKQILKDVSFGVPEKSLIAVIGPSGSGKSTLLKALTGYRPANQGDVLYDNRNLYKQFAELRQRIGLVPQDDILHKELTVTKALKYAAKLRFPADTTEAERQSRITEVLAELKLDIHKDKKITSLSGGQRKRVSVALELLTKPSLIFLDEPTSGLDPGMDRDVMQLLRGLADDGRTVLVVTHSVAELAICDKLLVMAPGGSVAYFGPPEEALNFFGYTSWADVFSAFENYRDYDWAGRWRGSQHYQMYAADIDAVAAQPVNMPPPQQMRPPKPQGWMAQLWTLIRRYSSVIASDKGFMGLMLILPAVLGVVSVVIPAEFGLAEPTPPSRFNGKAGTIMLILAVGMCFSGAANSVRELIKERVIYERERATGLSRSAYLMSKVIVLGVITAFQGVIICGIGFATRDLPAEGLIMPPAVEICLSIIVLGFTSMMFGLVISSLVKTAEKTMPLLVMFAIIQVVFTGVLFQVYGSPGLEQFAWLMPSRWAMAAAGTTLDLAHLMPPWDPKNPTDLDPLWEHTASQWGINITVLLALGVICGIAVARLLRRHEPEVMRK; encoded by the coding sequence GTGGGGCGCGGAGTGCCGGAACTCGTACTGGAATTGAATGGCAGCACCTGGACGCTCGATCCGTCCAGGCCGTACACCCTCGGACGTGATCCGCAGGGCGACCTGACGATCGACGACGCCAGGGTGTCGTGGCGGCACGCCACGATCAGCTGGAACGGCCGCAGTTGGTCCATCGAGGACCACGGCAGCACCAACGGCACCTATGTGCAGGGCCAGCGGATTCAACAGGTGGAAATCGGCCCCGGCTCCGTGCTGCACCTGGGCAACGCCACCGACGGCCCCCGGGTGAGCCTCACGGCCGCCGCGGGCGCGGGTGTCGGCGGCGGCCAGGGTGCCGGCGCCCAGCAGGCTCCGCACCAGCAGCCCCAGGGCGGCGGCGCGGGCTGGCCCGGACACCAGCAGCCCCCGGCCCACCAGGCCCCGCCCCAGCAGCAGGCCTGGCAGCAGCCGCAGGCGCCTCAGCAGCAGGTGCCGCACCAGCAGCCCCCGGCCCACCAGGCCCAGCACCAGCAGGTGCCGCATCAGCAGAACCCGGCGCATCCGGGCGGACCGGGACAGGGCGCCGCCGCGGGCGCGCCGCCGGTCTACGGTGACCGCAGCCCGACCACGTTCCACCAGCTGGCCCTCGGCCGGGTCATGCGCATCGGTCGTGCGCTGGAGAACGAGCTGGTCGTCTCCGACCTCCAGGTCTCCCGCAACCACGCTGAGTTCCACGCGACGCCCGACGGCCGCTTCGAGATCCGCGACCTCGGCTCGCACAACGGCACGTACGTCAACGGTCTGCCGCTCCAGAAGTCCGGCTCGGCGCTCATCGGCCCGAACGACATCGTCGGCGTCGGTCACTCGACGTTCCGGTTGGTCGGGGACCGGCTGGAAGAGTTCGTAGACACCGGTGAGGTCTCCTTCTCCGCCCGCCACCTCACGGTGACGGTCGACGGCGGGAAGCAGATCCTGAAGGACGTCTCCTTCGGCGTCCCGGAGAAGTCGCTGATCGCGGTCATCGGCCCCTCCGGCTCCGGAAAGTCCACCCTGCTCAAGGCGCTCACCGGCTACCGGCCCGCCAACCAGGGGGACGTCCTCTACGACAACCGAAACCTGTACAAGCAGTTCGCCGAGCTGCGCCAGCGCATCGGTCTGGTCCCGCAGGACGACATCCTGCACAAGGAACTGACCGTCACCAAGGCCCTCAAGTACGCGGCCAAGCTCCGCTTCCCCGCGGACACCACCGAGGCCGAGCGCCAGTCCCGGATCACCGAGGTCCTCGCCGAGCTCAAGCTCGACATCCACAAGGACAAGAAGATCACCTCGCTCTCCGGCGGCCAGCGCAAGCGCGTCTCGGTCGCCTTGGAGCTGCTCACCAAGCCCTCGCTGATCTTCCTGGACGAGCCGACCTCCGGCCTCGACCCGGGCATGGACCGCGACGTCATGCAGCTGCTGCGCGGCCTCGCCGACGACGGCCGCACGGTGCTCGTGGTCACGCACTCGGTCGCCGAGCTGGCGATCTGCGACAAGCTCCTCGTGATGGCGCCCGGCGGTTCCGTCGCCTACTTCGGTCCGCCGGAGGAAGCGCTGAACTTCTTCGGCTACACCAGCTGGGCCGACGTCTTCTCCGCCTTCGAGAACTACCGCGACTACGACTGGGCGGGCCGCTGGCGCGGTTCGCAGCACTACCAGATGTACGCCGCCGACATCGACGCGGTCGCGGCCCAGCCGGTCAACATGCCGCCCCCGCAGCAGATGCGCCCGCCGAAGCCGCAGGGCTGGATGGCTCAGCTGTGGACGCTGATCCGGAGGTACTCCTCCGTCATCGCGTCCGACAAGGGCTTCATGGGTCTGATGCTGATCCTGCCCGCGGTGCTGGGCGTGGTCAGCGTGGTCATCCCGGCGGAGTTCGGTCTAGCCGAGCCCACCCCGCCGTCCCGGTTCAACGGCAAGGCCGGCACGATCATGCTGATCCTCGCGGTCGGCATGTGCTTCTCCGGCGCCGCCAACTCCGTACGAGAGCTGATCAAGGAACGGGTCATCTACGAACGGGAGCGGGCCACCGGCCTGTCCCGCTCCGCGTACCTGATGTCCAAGGTGATCGTCCTCGGCGTGATCACCGCCTTCCAGGGCGTGATCATCTGCGGCATCGGCTTCGCCACCCGCGATCTCCCGGCGGAGGGCCTGATCATGCCCCCGGCCGTCGAGATCTGCCTCTCGATCATCGTGCTGGGCTTCACCTCGATGATGTTCGGCCTGGTCATCTCCTCGCTGGTGAAGACCGCCGAGAAGACCATGCCGCTGCTGGTCATGTTCGCGATCATCCAGGTCGTCTTCACCGGCGTGCTCTTCCAGGTGTACGGATCGCCGGGCCTGGAGCAGTTCGCCTGGCTGATGCCGTCCCGCTGGGCGATGGCCGCGGCCGGTACCACGCTGGACCTGGCGCACCTGATGCCGCCGTGGGACCCGAAGAACCCCACCGATCTCGACCCGCTGTGGGAGCACACCGCGAGCCAGTGGGGCATCAACATCACCGTCCTGCTCGCGCTCGGCGTGATCTGCGGCATCGCGGTGGCACGCCTGCTGCGCCGCCACGAGCCCGAGGTCATGCGCAAGTAG